In one window of Deinococcus malanensis DNA:
- a CDS encoding GGDEF domain-containing protein has translation MIADTQALLDTLGPLAVTMSVGAAWVELGAPWQQALRLADQAMYAAKQQGKNQLVVAEDPPPCAGVSALEGTSEEPA, from the coding sequence GTGATCGCGGATACGCAGGCTCTCCTGGACACGCTGGGACCACTGGCGGTCACGATGAGTGTGGGTGCGGCGTGGGTGGAGCTTGGAGCGCCTTGGCAGCAGGCACTACGACTGGCAGATCAGGCGATGTACGCCGCCAAACAGCAGGGAAAGAATCAGCTCGTCGTGGCGGAGGATCCCCCACCGTGTGCTGGCGTCAGTGCCTTGGAGGGTACGTCTGAAGAACCCGCCTGA
- a CDS encoding HD domain-containing phosphohydrolase codes for MTGPLDALTSTLTRDALLDAYAALAPHTPLCVVMLDLNGLKAINDLQGHAQGDRFIRQAAETLQHALRPGDQLARWGGDEFLLLLSLCTDEQARQRMDEVERRLRPPGRALPAFACGVVQGHAGDPFERLMTLADAQMYEQKEHQREGQDLSADTRNPTSEDFAARLEGFVTPEQVVTKGLMLVRQLTGFDSGTYFAAQDGMLTESHTNADLPDLSVLRATTLDTPENVGFVGHAARRGTAWSNDYPAEPYAMAEWVQAGMKSCLAVAVRHQGHLLGVLGLAHFTGWRVVTPRARRLLEGLALRLAHVHEQTQAASRAAQALEGGLLAVGLGLEARGLEAPGHTLRVVRLAQQLGVQLGLTPEHVSALRQGAYLHDVGKSALPDDQLLKPQPCTAGERPSRRDHTVRGYVLARQLPGLDPLALEVVRSHHERWDGAGYPDGMVGERIPLLARVFSVVDMYDTLTSAQPDQPAWTPEAASEELRVQGGRQFDPQVVQAFLTLPFLGSARSNPPVTLRPRPGEGWGDHGNPLNSDVSESG; via the coding sequence ATGACCGGGCCGCTGGACGCCCTCACCAGCACGCTGACCCGGGACGCGCTGCTGGACGCATACGCGGCCCTGGCGCCTCACACCCCGCTGTGCGTGGTGATGCTTGACCTGAACGGCCTGAAAGCCATCAACGACCTCCAAGGCCACGCCCAGGGCGACCGGTTTATCCGGCAGGCTGCCGAAACGCTCCAGCACGCCCTGCGTCCAGGCGATCAGTTGGCCCGCTGGGGTGGTGATGAATTCCTGCTGCTGCTGTCCTTGTGCACGGACGAGCAGGCACGCCAGCGGATGGATGAGGTCGAACGCCGCCTGCGGCCCCCTGGGCGCGCCCTGCCTGCGTTCGCGTGCGGGGTGGTCCAGGGACACGCCGGCGACCCGTTCGAGCGCCTCATGACGCTCGCTGACGCGCAGATGTACGAGCAGAAGGAACACCAGCGGGAAGGGCAGGATCTGTCGGCTGACACGCGCAACCCCACGAGTGAGGACTTCGCGGCCCGGCTGGAGGGGTTCGTCACCCCGGAGCAGGTCGTGACCAAAGGGCTGATGCTCGTCCGCCAGCTGACCGGATTCGACTCCGGCACGTACTTCGCGGCTCAGGACGGCATGCTGACCGAGTCCCACACCAACGCTGACCTGCCTGACCTGTCGGTGCTGCGCGCCACGACGCTGGACACCCCTGAGAACGTGGGCTTCGTCGGACATGCCGCCCGGCGCGGAACCGCTTGGAGTAACGATTACCCGGCTGAGCCGTACGCGATGGCCGAGTGGGTGCAGGCAGGCATGAAAAGCTGCCTGGCGGTGGCCGTCCGGCATCAGGGACACCTGCTGGGCGTGCTGGGCCTCGCTCATTTCACGGGCTGGCGTGTGGTCACCCCGCGTGCCCGGCGCCTGCTGGAAGGACTCGCGTTGCGGCTCGCACACGTTCACGAGCAGACGCAAGCCGCTTCCCGCGCCGCGCAGGCGCTGGAAGGTGGGCTGCTCGCGGTCGGTCTTGGTCTGGAAGCGCGTGGCCTGGAAGCCCCTGGCCACACCCTGCGGGTGGTCCGGCTCGCCCAGCAGCTGGGCGTCCAACTGGGCCTCACCCCTGAACACGTGTCGGCGCTGCGTCAGGGAGCCTACCTGCATGACGTCGGCAAAAGCGCGCTCCCGGATGATCAGCTGCTGAAACCGCAGCCGTGCACCGCGGGTGAACGGCCCTCCCGACGTGACCACACAGTGCGTGGGTACGTCCTGGCCCGGCAATTGCCGGGACTCGATCCGCTGGCGCTGGAAGTGGTGCGTTCCCATCACGAGCGGTGGGACGGCGCGGGCTATCCGGACGGGATGGTCGGTGAGCGGATCCCCCTGCTAGCCCGCGTGTTCAGCGTGGTGGACATGTACGACACCTTGACCAGTGCGCAGCCGGACCAGCCGGCGTGGACGCCTGAGGCGGCCAGTGAGGAACTCAGGGTACAGGGCGGAAGGCAGTTCGATCCGCAGGTCGTGCAGGCGTTCCTGACACTCCCCTTTCTGGGGTCAGCCAGGTCGAACCCGCCAGTCACACTCCGGCCCAGACCGGGGGAGGGCTGGGGTGATCATGGGAATCCGCTGAACAGTGACGTTAGTGAATCGGGGTAA